Genomic window (Alteromonas pelagimontana):
ATCAGGCAGAATAATGTTAAAGCAGAAGGAAGTGGTTTGGTAAAACCGTCCGCATATTTTAGGCCTGCAGCCCATGCGACTTCACTAATGCCAGCGAAGAAAAGAATTATCCATGCCATAAGGTTCACCCCGAAAAATTGGGGTCGTCCCCAGAATTAAAGTGAGCGGTAAGGTCGTCCTTACTTCATAATAGAATAAAAGCCATAAGACCAGCAGTCTGTAAAGGCCAACGACGTTCTATAGGTTTGCCAATTTCACCGGATTAAAAACCAGTCTCGCAAAGTAATTTTCTATAGCAACGACAGCAGCTGCAATGCCGCCAAAAAGCATTAGCCGAAGCTAAGCGCGTCACGGTTATGCGAAATACTATCTCGCCATAGGTAAAACCCGCCACTGAGTATATATAAAAAATAATAACAACCGCAGCGACTAGCGCTCACATGCTTGCTGTTAGCAACAATAGCCCGAGTATTTCTGTTTCAACTTTAGCATACCGATATAATTTCATTTTGCTTTCTCCCTAAAGCAGATCAGGAGGGGGAGGGGTTAACTGTAGTACGATTAACCCGCGGCCGATTCAAGCAGTTCTTTTAGCGTCTGCAAATCATTGCTAATGGCCAGTTTATCTGCAGCAAATTCGTCATCTGTCATACCCGGGTGGCGGAAAAGCGTAAATATCAATTCGCTACCTTCACCATTAGGTACAACTCGCATTGGGTTGTGAAAAGTTTCGCCCGACTCAAGCTCTACGTCGTGATCCATCACACCTAACGCGTTTTGCTGAGCGAACCTGATTTTCACTTTCCCAAACGGTGCTTGAGCAATCCAGATATCATTCTCTTGTTGGATTTCAGCCCCTGCAACTCCTGCAGCCCATTGCGGAAGATTGGCCGGATTCCCTGCAAACTGGTATACGGCATCTGGAGGCCGCGCAATAGCGATGCTGATATGTTGCACGTCTTGCATTGAAAAACCTCGTACTAACTAAGCTGTGGGAAGAAGGCGGATGATAGCGCTGCGATAAACGCTTTACTATTCCTACACTATAAGCCACCCAGTTTGAAGTTAAGCATAGCTACTTTTTAGCGCAACCTTCCGTAACTAAAGTTCAAAAATTGTTCACTTCGTTGTTTTTGTTCAAAGTATGAGGACGTCAGAGAATATCAACGGGTGCATTCTTACCTCAGGTCATTTAAAGTATGGCGGCCTTTTCACCGTCGAAGTATCTATGAGCTCAACGTCTATAGTTTACACTCCCTTTACCCTGCCTTGTGGTAAAACCGTGCGCAACCGTTTGGTCAAGGCGGCGATGGAAGAAAATATGTCAGGGCGCTGGCTGTTACCTGACCACGCATTGTTTTCCCTTTACCGCTATTGGGCTCATGGCGGCCTGGGGATGATAATCACCGGCAACGTTATGATTGATCGCCATGCTATGACTGGCCCGGGTGGCGTAGCGCTTGAGGCTGATTCACCCATTGAACCATTTATACAATGGGCAAAAATTATTAGATCCGGCGGCGCCCTCGCCATTATGCAAATTAATCATCCCGGGCGACAGGTGTTAAAAGCTATGAGGGATACAGCGTTGGCTCCTTCTGCAATTAGCTTGAATATGGGGCGGCATTCAAGTTTATTTGCAAAACCGATAGCCATGCAGGGCAGTGATATTCACACAATTTGCGCCCGTTTTGTTACCACTGCAGTGAGAGCGAAAGAGGCTGGCTTTGATGGTGTTGAAATTCATGCGGCTCATGGTTATCTGCTAACGCAGTTTCTGTCGCCGTTGTGGAACCAGCGTGAAGATGAATGGGGTGGAAACTTACTGAATCGCGCCCGTTTGCTGCTTAACATTGTTTGCCAGATCCGCGCGTGTTGCGGTAGCAATTTCATTATTATGGTGAAACTGAATTCCGCTGATTTTCAGCATGGTGGTTTTGATATTGATGACGCCCAGGTCGTGGTCTCTATGCTTGAAGGCGTAGGGGTGGATGTGGTTGAGCTTACAGGAGGTAGTTACGAATCGCCTGCTATGCAAGGACGAACCCATAACGAACGCACGTTACCTAAAGAAGCTTATTTTCTGGAGTTTGCTAAAAGGATTGCGGCTTCAACATCGCTTCCTGTGATGACAACCGGAGGAATTAGAAGGCTTGCAGTGGCGGAGCGGGTAATTGAACAAGGTTGCGCACTCGCGGGCATGGGCTCAGCCGTGGCATCCACTCCGGATCTGGCGAAGAAATGGCAAATAAAGGCCGATTATCAAGGCGTAGCTCCCGTTTGTCATTGGCGAGACAAAACGTTAGCAAGTTTTGTGAAAATGGCAAAGGTACGGCGGGAGCTTCGAAGGCTGGGAAATGATCTTACGCCTCTTAAACATCCATCTTCTTTTCACAGTTTATTGCTTGACCTACTTCACCGACGCAAAATGACTAAGCGTTACCATACATATATGGCTGCCTGGGCGCAGGAAAAAGAAAAGTAAAAGAGGCAAAAAAATAGTGCTTATTTAAACACTGCTCTTCATTACGCGTTCTTTCTGGCGCTGCCAGTCACGATCTTTAACCGCGTCACGTTTGTCATGAGCGTGCTTACCTTTAGCAAGGTGAATTTCCAGTTTCACCCAGCACTTTTTCCAATACATTGCCGTGGCCACAATGGAATAACCCTCACGTTCGCGGGCACCAATAAGACGGTTAATCTCTTTCTTATTTAGCAACAGCTTACGCGCCCGTTCCGGTTCACAGATGACGTGGGAAGAAGCTTGGGTAAGAGGCGCAATACGACAACCTACCAATAAAGCTTCACCATTTTGGATGATAACGTAGTTGTCAGTAAGATTTACTTTTCCGGCACGAATACTTTTGATTTCCCAACCCTGAAGCGCCATTCCGGCTTCCAGCTTGTCTTCTAAATGATAATCGTGTCGTGCTTTTTTATTCAGCGCGATGGTACCGGTCGAATTTTTAGCTTTGTTCTTTTTCATAGGCGCTATTATACCGATTGCTACGGTAATGTCTTTAATTTCAAAGAGGTGATAATGGGATAATTCATCATATGACAGCAGATATGGGGCAATCTTCAGAAAACAGAAGGGTAGGTGGCGGGAATATCTCATGATAAACTTATTGTTTCCGAAATAAATGCAAGCGAGCGTACATGCCGAGTATCCACCGTAGCGCGTTAGTCGCCTTTAGTGCTGAAGCCATGTTTAATCTGGTTAATGATGTGGAGTCGTACCCGCAGTTTTTACCCGGCTGCAAAGACAGTAAAATTGTGTCTCAGGAAGGGAAAAAAATGAAGGCCTCTTTACTGGTAGCAAAGGCAGGAGTAAAACAATGGTTTACCACTCTTAATACGCTAGAGCCGGCTAAACACATTGAAATGACGCTGATTGAAGGGCCGTTTAAACGGTTAACAGGGGGTTGGACGTTTTCCGAACTATCGGAGACTGCTTGTAAAATTGAGCTGAATCTTGAGTTTGAATTCAGCAATAAGCTGACCGAACTGGCTTTTGGCAAAATTTTTAACAGCCTGGCTTCTAGTATGGTCAATGCCTTCACCGAACGTGCGAGAATGGTTTACTGATGGCGCCCAGAATGCTTAACATTGAAGTAGCGTATGCCTTGCCGACAAAGCAGTCTCTAATAGAATTAGCGGTTGCTGAAGGGACGACAGTAGAAGAAGCAATAGCCGCATCTCGAATTAGCGATTTGTACCCCGATCTTGATTTAAATGCGACAAAGGTAGGGATTTGGAGTCGCGTAGTAAAGCTGAAAGATACCGTAAAAGATGGAGACAGAATTGAAATTTATCGCAGTTTAATTGCTGATCCCAAAGAAGTGCGTAAACGCCGCGCCGAAAAAGCGAAAGAAGAGGGGAGAGCCGATAAGGTCACCGGTGGGCGACCCAATCCGCAAAAAGCTAAATAAAGCTAAAGAGGCTTATCCATAATATTCCCCACTTCTAAAAACGGCGATGCATCAATATCTTCGGCATCCATCATACTCGCAATTCTTTGCATAGTGGAAACCAGCTGACTTTGCTCCCACTCCTTTAGCTGATTAAACCGTTCTATAAAATGTTCCTGCAATGGCCGCGGCGCATTATGCAGCGCGCTTTTCCCTTCATCAGATAAATATACGCCCACTTTGCGTTTATCCGTCGTGCTGCGAATACGCGTAGCTAATCCCCTGGCTTCCAGCCGATCGAGGATATTGGTGATGGTCGCCGGGCTTAAAGTAATGTTCTCAGCTATTTCCCGTACCATGATGCCGGGGCTGGTTCCAATGTTCTGCATAACCAGCAACTGTGGCCCTGTTAATCCCACATCTCTGCTGAGTTGTTTACTGCGCAGATCTACGGCGCGAATAACCCGCCGTAGTGCGACCAGTAGCTCTTCTTCTTTACGCATCTAAAGTAATCCTACTTAACATCTTTTATTGTATCACTTCATTAAATGTAGGAAGTGTTGGTGCTTATGGTAATGATCAATAACATCATTGATAACAGCAAGTTTTGACCACCCCATGATATCGTAATTCTGCCCGCCTTCACTCAGGTGGACCTCGGCGCGATAGTACGTCTGGTCGCCGTCTGTGTCCAATGATTCACCCTCAGTTACGGTAAAATCAGGCTGAGCTGTCGGTGTCGGGTAAACGGCATAAACGAATTCAGGCTCGTCGCCCATGGCGACTGAAAATTTCATATGCTCTTCATCTTCAATGATGACCACTTCGAAATTTTGTTTCTCTAATTCCAGGCCAACTTCTTTAAAAGCGGGTAAAACAACTTTTTTCATAAAGCGGGAAACGGCAACTTTATTTGGATAACTGACAATATTTTCCAGTCGATCTCTCCAGTTCTGGTTTGTCTCGTTATCGGCAGATTGCACGGCGGGAATTTGTAAACTTTCCCGTTTGTACGCTTCAACCCGCAACGCTTTTAACAACCCAAGTAGAGAAACCAGCAGAATTATCGCAAACGGTAACGCCGACGCAATGGTCATTGTCTGTAGGGCATCAAGACCACCAGCGTAAAGTAAGATAGATGCTACCACCCCAACACCTACTGCCCAGTAAATACGCTGCCACACGGGAGTGTTGTTACTTCCGTGGGAACAAAGCATATCCACTACCATAGCGCCTGAATCACAGGATGTAATGAAAAAGATGATTACCATCAGTACGGCAATCACACTTAAAAACTGGCTGAACGGAAAGTTATCCAGAAATACAAATAGCGCTACGGAAGTATCCTGATCCACCATCGACGCAAGCGCGACGTTGTGTTGGGAAAAAACTAAGTCGATAGCACTATTGCCAAATACTGTCATCCACAGCAGTGTGAACAGTGAAGGGATAAGTAGCACACCTAAAATAAACTCACGAATTGTGCGTCCATAAGAAATTCTGGCGATAAATAAGCCAACAAAAGGTGCCCAAGCCAACCACCAGCCCCAGTAAAAGATAGTCCAGCCGCCAATCCAGTCGGTTTTTTCGTAGGCATATAGGTTAAGAGTGTTTCTTACGATATCAGACAAGTATGCGCCAGTGTTTTGCAGATAGGCCTGTAGCAAAAACACCGTTGGTCCAAGTATCAAAATAAAAATAAGCAATGCCACTGCCAGCAGCATGTTCGTTTCCGAAAGGCGACGAATGCCTTTATCAAGCCCGGTTACCACTGAAACTATGGCGATGCAGACTACGCCTGCCATCAGCGAGATCTGCACCGTAGTACTTTTAGGAAGCTCAAATACGTAATTTAGTCCAGCGTTTATTTGCGAGGCGCCCACACCTAAAGAGGTTGCAATCCCGAAAATAGTTGAAGTCACAGCAAAAATGTCAACCAGATGACCAGCCCAACCGTAAATGCGATCGCCAATAAACGGGTATAGTGCAGAACGCAGGGTAAGGGGCAAATTGTGCCGGTAAGCAAAATATCCTAAGACGAGCGCCACCACCGCGTAGATAGCCCACGCATGAATTCCCCAATGAAAAAACGTGGTTTTCATCGCCTCACGCACAGCTTCTACAGAATTCGGATCGGCGGTGGGTGGGTCCATGAAGTGCATTAACGGCTCTGCTACACCGAAGAACATCAATCCGATACCCATCCCCGCCGCAAATAACATCGACAGCCAGGTGGGTAAGGAAAATTCAGGTTTTGAATGGTCAGGTCCGAGGCGGATATTACCGTAGCTGGAAAGCCCAAGAAAAGTGACAAAAAGGACAATTATGGCCACAGCCAGAATATAAAACCAACTACCGTTTTTAATTATCACGTCCAATAAATGCTGGAAAAACGTATTGGCTACCTCGGGCGAGGATACGGCAAAAATAAGTAAAGCGATGATAAGCAGCGACGAGGAAATAAATACAGGTTTATTAAGCTGGCCTGCCTCGGAATCGTTGGCGCTTAACTCTTTAGTATCTTGATCTGAATGAGATGTTTTAATTTTACTTTCCTCCTATCAAAGCCAACATTTTTCTGCTGGAAGACGGTGCTTTTTAAGTTTCTACTGTAATTATTAGTAGTCAAATCTAGTTTTTTGCCACTTTTCTGCAGAACCTATTGATTTCATGTATTATATCGCCTCTCGCTATATAAATATAGTTAGAGAAGAAGGTAAAATTTCAATTTAAGTTCATATAATGCAATACGTCTATTTTTCAATCTGGTGCAATCGACAGCAGCAGTAACAGGTAAATATTGCAAATAAAAAGATTATAGACCAAGGAATACACTCATGCGAAAAACACAGCTTAGCTGCGCAATTTTGGCTGCGCTCACCTCTACGCATATTTATGCGCAGGAAAGTGATACGAAGGCAAAAATTGAAACCATTGAAGTGACGGCGACAAAGCGCACCGAATCAATTCAAGATGTACCGGTTGCGATTACCGCGTTAAACGGTAAAGCCTTAGAAAATCTTGGTATCGACAACTTTGGAGACTATGTAGAGTTTCTGCCAAACGTTACGTTTCAGGGAACGGGTCCTGGACAAAACGAAATTTACATTCGCGGTGCCGCAACAACACAATCCAGCATTATGCTTTCGTCTGTTCAGGCGCTACAGCCATCCGTGGCATTTTATGTGGATGAAATGCCGGTATCTATGGCTGGCCGTAATTTGGATGTATATGCCACGGACGTAGAGCGGATTGAAGTATTACCCGGGCCGCAAGGTACGCTTTTTGGTGCCAGTTCTCAGGCTGGAACCGTAAGAATGATCACCAAAAAGCCTAATCATTCCGGTTTTGCCGCTGGATTGGATATGTCATTGGCTTCAACTAAAGGCGGCGAAATAAGTAACGCTGTTGAAGCTTATATAAACATGCCGCTAACTGATAAGCTTGCAGTACGCGTGGCCGCATATAACGATAAACAAGGCGGTTGGATTGATAATATCGAAAACCAGCCAGGTAACGGTGGCTATACTGGCAGTGCGGTGGTAATTGACAGAATCTCTGGCGGGGTGCTGGCTGACCCGGAAAACACTCCCGTCGTGGCCCCACAAAATGACGCGCTAATTGAAGATGATTTTAATGATGCCGTTTATGCAGGGGCACGTTTCGGTTTATCTTATATCTTTAATGAGAATTGGGATCTGCTGGTTCAGCACACGCAGCAAACGTTGGATACCGAAGGTGTATTTGCCTACGATCCGAATCTGGAAGGGCAAAGCTCAACCAACCGCTTTCAGCCGGAAGAAAACACTGACGAATTTGGCCTGACAACCTGGACCTTGGAAGGACGACTGGAAAAGCTCGATGTTCTCTATACCGGCGGCTATTTAGACAGAGAGATTGATACTCTGGTCGACTACACCGGCTATACCAATGGCGGTTTGTTTTCTGCATATTATGTATGTAATTACGGTGCCAATGTTAATGCGGCGGATGAAACCTGTTTAGATCCCACTAAATTCTATAAAGAAGACACTACTTCAACGCGAAATACCCATGAATTGCGGTTTAACACTACTATTGATGCGCCTTGGCGTGTAACCGCAGGGATTTTCTATGATAAGCAGGAGGTGGCTACCATTGGTCAGTTTAAGATCCCCAGCACTGAAAAATTTCCCGATATGGCGCGCACGCTTCTTGGTAGCGAAGGTATTAACAGCAACGGCGGTCCTTTTCCTTCAGAGGTAGGCTTTGTTAACGATGTCACCCATACTATTGAACAATATGCTCTGTTTGGTCAACTGGAATACGATTTAACTGACACTCTTACAGCCAGTTTTGGTGCGCGCTGGTATCAGATAGATGATACTTATAAAGGGTCGACCACCACTGTGGATGTCAGCCGCAGAATAAGAGCTTTTGGCTCTTTGGATACGGACGAGCTAGAAGCTGTGGGTGAAGATCCCGAAGCGGTGTTAGCTGCTGTAGAAAGTGGTCAGCTGCAAGTGGGTTCACTGGATCCCGACGGCACCCTAACCGTCGATGATACGATCTATAAGTTTTCATTCGACTGGAAAGCGACAGACAACATTTTGCTGTTTGCCACCTATGCTGAAGGTTTTCGTCCTCCCGTCACTAACCGTGTAGGTGGTGGTCAGGCGAGTAATCAGACTGGCGCTTTTGAAGGCTTCCGTATTCCTGTTTATTCCACCACTGATACCCTGGATAATTATGAACTGGGTTTAAAAGGCGACTTTTTTGACGGTCAGGTGAGGTTGAATGCTACCGCGTATTATTCTGAAATTCAGGATTTGCAGACCTCACGTTTCGATCCGACTAACATCAGCTTCCTGGTATTTACCGATAATGTGGGCGATGCAGAAATTAGAGGATTGGATGCAGATATTACCTGGCTGGCTACCGACGATTTAGTAATCAGCTCTGCAATCAGTCTATTAGATACCGAACTTACACGGATAAATACGGAGCTGCAAGGAATAGCGCCAGGAGAAGGGGCAAGGTTACCTTACTCTGCAAAATTTTCCGGTAACATTAATGCTCGATATTATTTTGAGCTTCCAGAGTCAAGGACCGGGTACGTAAACGCTTCAGTGGCTTATACGGGTGACAGGCTCGCGGGCATGGTAATGGGTGCTTATGTTATGGAAGACGCCACGCAGCTAATTTACGGCACGGGCTCTGGACTCGAAATTGAAGAGGAAGCAGCAGTCTATGAGGGCGTGACATACAGTGACGCTGACGGGGATACCTTCCGTGGCGGTCGTTATGTTCAAGACAGCTACATTATCGCGAACTTGGCGATGGGTGTAACTAAGAACGATTGGAAGGCAGAGTTGTATATTGATAACGTATTTGATGAAAATGCAGTCTTGAATATTGATACCCAACAATTTACGCCAAAAGTGGTTACTAATCGTCCGAGAACTATTGGCTTGCGCTTTTCTTACGATTATTACTAGGACCAGTTGATCATTGCTACCCGAAGGAATTGTCGTGAATCTGTCTTGCTCGTTGTTGCTCAATACTTATTTAGCTGACTTTTCTGTAGCGAAAAGGCTTCATGGTTCGCTGCACAATTAAAGCAGGTTTACTGAAAATTCGGACGGCAAAGATCGACAGACGTTAGGCTTATACTAATCCATATCAGCGGATTAGTATTACGCGGTAGTAAAAAATAGCGGCAAGCGCTTACGCTTGCCGTTTCCAATTAGACTTGGTGAGTTATGATGGAAGTAGATGGACAAGATATCGCAGCGCAAGTAAAACGGGCGGTGCAGCAGGCGCGACTGGCCGAGGCAAAATCTCTCATAGATATGCATTTGGATAGTCTTGCTGATGAACGACAAAAAGCTGAGCTGCTATATCTTGATGCCGTTATTTATCGCATACAAAAGAACTATAGTGAGGCGTTATCCTCGCTCACCAGATTGCTGGTACTGCGACCTGATTACGGCAGAGCTTATCAGGAAAAAGGTTATTGTTTACTTGCTCTTGAGGCGAACAAAGAAGCTGCGGCCTGCTTCTACCATGCCACCTTACACAACCCCGCTTTGCTCCCGAGCTGGCAGCAATTGATAATTATTTATCAGCAACAGGAGCAGCATAATGCTTTTGCACTTGCCCAACAAAAAGTTGCTGCGCTTAATTCCCTGCCAAAACCTGTATTGGGCGGGTACGATTTGATGTATGAAGGCGCGTTTCATGCTGCCGATAAAGTCTGTCGGCAATTCTTGCAGGAGAATAAACATCATCCGGAAGGCATGGTTCTGCTCGCAGAAATCGGCATGCAACTAAATGTATTTTATGAAGCGGAATTTTTGTTGGAAAGTTGCACAACACTGTATCCTGAGAATCAAGCCGCCGCACAAAGCTATCTCAATTTGCTTTACAAGTTAGGAAAGTATGAACAGGTAATAAAAGTAGCTGATCGTTTGCTGAAGCAGCAGCCTGAAAATGTTGCGGTTTCTGTCACCAAAGCGAACGCGGTGGTTGGGCTAGGCCAACTTGATGACGGCATTGCTATTTTTATGGAAAGACTGGAAGCGCAGGAAAACCTGCCTGGTGTTTGGCTAGCCCTCGGTCATGCATACAAAGCGAAAGGAAACATTGCTCATGCATTGCACGCGTACCAAAAAGCGGCATCATTAACGCCCGAACTCGGCGACGCCTACTGGAGTTTAGCCAACACCAAAACCTACACATTCAGCGATCAAGAAATAGAGGCTATGCAGCAACTTGAAAGTACTAGTCTTTCTATCGAAAACAGAATTCACCTTCTGTTTGCTTTAGCAAAAGCACAGGAAGATCGACAGCACTACGATGAAGCATTTCAGTATTATGCGCGGGCGAACTCACTAAAATTGCGTACCAGCCGGTTTAATATTGAACCTGTTGAAAGGGCAGTTGAGGCTCAAATTGAGGCTTGTCCAGCAGAGTTATCCGGCTTAGGCGATGCAGGTTGTGACATAGCCGATCCCATTTTTATTGTAGGCTTACCACGCGCCGGCTCTACATTACTTGAGCAGATCCTTGCTTCTCATTCCTGCGTAGACGGCACAATGGAATTGCATAATATTATGGGGATTGCTGCCAGCCTTGGCGGAGGAAAAAAAGCCTACCCCCACAGCCTTGCTGATTTGACAAGCGAGCAGCGCCGACTTCTTGGGCAAAAGTACATTGACGATACCCGCTGCTATCGCGCGGGTGCACCGTATTTTATTGACAAGATGCCAAACAATTTTATGCACATTGGTTTAATCAAAAGCATACTTCCTCACGCAAAAATTATTGATGCCCGTCGAGAGCCATTTGCGTGCTGTTTCAGTGGCTATAAGCAATTGTTTGGCGATGGGCAGGAATTCACCTATGGGCTCAACGAAATCGGGCGGTACTACGTGGCCTACGAAAAGCTGATGAAGCACTGGGACGAGTTATTTCCCGGGCAAATCCTGCGCGTTCAGCATGAAGATGTCTTAGATGATTTGGAAGGGCAGGTACATCGTATGCTCGACTATTGCGGGCTGCCTTTTGAGGAGCAGTGCTTATCGTTTTATAACACTGAGCGCGTGGTGAAAACACCAAGCTCACAACAAGTGCGCCAGCCCATATACCAAACGGGAAGGGATCAGTGGCGGCACTTTGAAAGTCACCTGCAGCCGTTGTTCGATGCACTGAACCGGTACCCGGCTTAACGAACTTTAAACTGATGGAGCAGGATGCGCGGATCGTTAATATTTTTTCCGCTGAAGACCTGTTTCAGCAAGGATTTTCGCGGAAATTTCCTCAATCGAGAACTTGGTGCTGTTGAGGAAAGGAATTTTTTCCCGGCGATAAAGATTCTCTACTTCCCGCAGTTCCATTCTACATTGCTGTAAAGAAGCATAGCGACTGTTGGCACGCCTTTCGGAGCGTATTTGATGTAAACGATCAGGATGAATAGTTAAGCCAAACAATTTATCTTTAAAGCGTCGCAACGCGGGCGGTAGCTTTAATATGTCTCCCATATCTTCTTCTGTGAACGGATAATTAGCGGCTTTGATG
Coding sequences:
- a CDS encoding SRPBCC family protein, translated to MQDVQHISIAIARPPDAVYQFAGNPANLPQWAAGVAGAEIQQENDIWIAQAPFGKVKIRFAQQNALGVMDHDVELESGETFHNPMRVVPNGEGSELIFTLFRHPGMTDDEFAADKLAISNDLQTLKELLESAAG
- a CDS encoding oxidoreductase, whose product is MSSTSIVYTPFTLPCGKTVRNRLVKAAMEENMSGRWLLPDHALFSLYRYWAHGGLGMIITGNVMIDRHAMTGPGGVALEADSPIEPFIQWAKIIRSGGALAIMQINHPGRQVLKAMRDTALAPSAISLNMGRHSSLFAKPIAMQGSDIHTICARFVTTAVRAKEAGFDGVEIHAAHGYLLTQFLSPLWNQREDEWGGNLLNRARLLLNIVCQIRACCGSNFIIMVKLNSADFQHGGFDIDDAQVVVSMLEGVGVDVVELTGGSYESPAMQGRTHNERTLPKEAYFLEFAKRIAASTSLPVMTTGGIRRLAVAERVIEQGCALAGMGSAVASTPDLAKKWQIKADYQGVAPVCHWRDKTLASFVKMAKVRRELRRLGNDLTPLKHPSSFHSLLLDLLHRRKMTKRYHTYMAAWAQEKEK
- the smpB gene encoding SsrA-binding protein SmpB, with product MKKNKAKNSTGTIALNKKARHDYHLEDKLEAGMALQGWEIKSIRAGKVNLTDNYVIIQNGEALLVGCRIAPLTQASSHVICEPERARKLLLNKKEINRLIGAREREGYSIVATAMYWKKCWVKLEIHLAKGKHAHDKRDAVKDRDWQRQKERVMKSSV
- a CDS encoding type II toxin-antitoxin system RatA family toxin gives rise to the protein MPSIHRSALVAFSAEAMFNLVNDVESYPQFLPGCKDSKIVSQEGKKMKASLLVAKAGVKQWFTTLNTLEPAKHIEMTLIEGPFKRLTGGWTFSELSETACKIELNLEFEFSNKLTELAFGKIFNSLASSMVNAFTERARMVY
- a CDS encoding RnfH family protein, translated to MLNIEVAYALPTKQSLIELAVAEGTTVEEAIAASRISDLYPDLDLNATKVGIWSRVVKLKDTVKDGDRIEIYRSLIADPKEVRKRRAEKAKEEGRADKVTGGRPNPQKAK
- a CDS encoding MarR family winged helix-turn-helix transcriptional regulator; protein product: MRKEEELLVALRRVIRAVDLRSKQLSRDVGLTGPQLLVMQNIGTSPGIMVREIAENITLSPATITNILDRLEARGLATRIRSTTDKRKVGVYLSDEGKSALHNAPRPLQEHFIERFNQLKEWEQSQLVSTMQRIASMMDAEDIDASPFLEVGNIMDKPL
- a CDS encoding BCCT family transporter, which gives rise to MKTSHSDQDTKELSANDSEAGQLNKPVFISSSLLIIALLIFAVSSPEVANTFFQHLLDVIIKNGSWFYILAVAIIVLFVTFLGLSSYGNIRLGPDHSKPEFSLPTWLSMLFAAGMGIGLMFFGVAEPLMHFMDPPTADPNSVEAVREAMKTTFFHWGIHAWAIYAVVALVLGYFAYRHNLPLTLRSALYPFIGDRIYGWAGHLVDIFAVTSTIFGIATSLGVGASQINAGLNYVFELPKSTTVQISLMAGVVCIAIVSVVTGLDKGIRRLSETNMLLAVALLIFILILGPTVFLLQAYLQNTGAYLSDIVRNTLNLYAYEKTDWIGGWTIFYWGWWLAWAPFVGLFIARISYGRTIREFILGVLLIPSLFTLLWMTVFGNSAIDLVFSQHNVALASMVDQDTSVALFVFLDNFPFSQFLSVIAVLMVIIFFITSCDSGAMVVDMLCSHGSNNTPVWQRIYWAVGVGVVASILLYAGGLDALQTMTIASALPFAIILLVSLLGLLKALRVEAYKRESLQIPAVQSADNETNQNWRDRLENIVSYPNKVAVSRFMKKVVLPAFKEVGLELEKQNFEVVIIEDEEHMKFSVAMGDEPEFVYAVYPTPTAQPDFTVTEGESLDTDGDQTYYRAEVHLSEGGQNYDIMGWSKLAVINDVIDHYHKHQHFLHLMK
- a CDS encoding TonB-dependent receptor, yielding MRKTQLSCAILAALTSTHIYAQESDTKAKIETIEVTATKRTESIQDVPVAITALNGKALENLGIDNFGDYVEFLPNVTFQGTGPGQNEIYIRGAATTQSSIMLSSVQALQPSVAFYVDEMPVSMAGRNLDVYATDVERIEVLPGPQGTLFGASSQAGTVRMITKKPNHSGFAAGLDMSLASTKGGEISNAVEAYINMPLTDKLAVRVAAYNDKQGGWIDNIENQPGNGGYTGSAVVIDRISGGVLADPENTPVVAPQNDALIEDDFNDAVYAGARFGLSYIFNENWDLLVQHTQQTLDTEGVFAYDPNLEGQSSTNRFQPEENTDEFGLTTWTLEGRLEKLDVLYTGGYLDREIDTLVDYTGYTNGGLFSAYYVCNYGANVNAADETCLDPTKFYKEDTTSTRNTHELRFNTTIDAPWRVTAGIFYDKQEVATIGQFKIPSTEKFPDMARTLLGSEGINSNGGPFPSEVGFVNDVTHTIEQYALFGQLEYDLTDTLTASFGARWYQIDDTYKGSTTTVDVSRRIRAFGSLDTDELEAVGEDPEAVLAAVESGQLQVGSLDPDGTLTVDDTIYKFSFDWKATDNILLFATYAEGFRPPVTNRVGGGQASNQTGAFEGFRIPVYSTTDTLDNYELGLKGDFFDGQVRLNATAYYSEIQDLQTSRFDPTNISFLVFTDNVGDAEIRGLDADITWLATDDLVISSAISLLDTELTRINTELQGIAPGEGARLPYSAKFSGNINARYYFELPESRTGYVNASVAYTGDRLAGMVMGAYVMEDATQLIYGTGSGLEIEEEAAVYEGVTYSDADGDTFRGGRYVQDSYIIANLAMGVTKNDWKAELYIDNVFDENAVLNIDTQQFTPKVVTNRPRTIGLRFSYDYY
- a CDS encoding tetratricopeptide repeat-containing sulfotransferase family protein, with the translated sequence MMEVDGQDIAAQVKRAVQQARLAEAKSLIDMHLDSLADERQKAELLYLDAVIYRIQKNYSEALSSLTRLLVLRPDYGRAYQEKGYCLLALEANKEAAACFYHATLHNPALLPSWQQLIIIYQQQEQHNAFALAQQKVAALNSLPKPVLGGYDLMYEGAFHAADKVCRQFLQENKHHPEGMVLLAEIGMQLNVFYEAEFLLESCTTLYPENQAAAQSYLNLLYKLGKYEQVIKVADRLLKQQPENVAVSVTKANAVVGLGQLDDGIAIFMERLEAQENLPGVWLALGHAYKAKGNIAHALHAYQKAASLTPELGDAYWSLANTKTYTFSDQEIEAMQQLESTSLSIENRIHLLFALAKAQEDRQHYDEAFQYYARANSLKLRTSRFNIEPVERAVEAQIEACPAELSGLGDAGCDIADPIFIVGLPRAGSTLLEQILASHSCVDGTMELHNIMGIAASLGGGKKAYPHSLADLTSEQRRLLGQKYIDDTRCYRAGAPYFIDKMPNNFMHIGLIKSILPHAKIIDARREPFACCFSGYKQLFGDGQEFTYGLNEIGRYYVAYEKLMKHWDELFPGQILRVQHEDVLDDLEGQVHRMLDYCGLPFEEQCLSFYNTERVVKTPSSQQVRQPIYQTGRDQWRHFESHLQPLFDALNRYPA